A stretch of Anas acuta chromosome 3, bAnaAcu1.1, whole genome shotgun sequence DNA encodes these proteins:
- the BATF3 gene encoding basic leucine zipper transcriptional factor ATF-like 3 isoform X1 produces MSGGVPAAGSALPRSSEGSQQSHEEDDRKVRRREKNRVAAQRSRKKQTQKADKLHEEYESLEQENTSLKREIGKLTDEMKHLSEVLKDHEKICPLLHCTMNFVTVPRPDALSSCLPR; encoded by the exons ATGTCGGGCGGCGTCCCGGCGGCGGGCAGCGCGCTGCCGCGGAGCTCCGAGGGCAGCCAGCAG AGTCACGAAGAAGACGACAGGAAGgtgaggaggagagaaaagaacCGGGTGGCGGCGCAGAGAAGCCGGAAGAAGCAGACGCAGAAGGCAGACAAGCTGCACGAG gAATATGAGTCCCTTGAGCAAGAAAATACCTCCCTGAAGAGAGAAATCGGAAAGCTAACAGATGAAATGAAACACTTGAGTGAAGTGTTGAAGGATCACGAGAAGATCTGTCCACTATTGCACTGCACCATGAACTTTGTGACCGTACCAAGGCCCGATGCactcagcagctgcctgcccagATGA
- the BATF3 gene encoding basic leucine zipper transcriptional factor ATF-like 3 isoform X2, translating into MAHKCCGQECAGSHEEDDRKVRRREKNRVAAQRSRKKQTQKADKLHEEYESLEQENTSLKREIGKLTDEMKHLSEVLKDHEKICPLLHCTMNFVTVPRPDALSSCLPR; encoded by the exons ATGGCGCACAAGTGCTGCGGGCAGGAGTGCGCGGGG AGTCACGAAGAAGACGACAGGAAGgtgaggaggagagaaaagaacCGGGTGGCGGCGCAGAGAAGCCGGAAGAAGCAGACGCAGAAGGCAGACAAGCTGCACGAG gAATATGAGTCCCTTGAGCAAGAAAATACCTCCCTGAAGAGAGAAATCGGAAAGCTAACAGATGAAATGAAACACTTGAGTGAAGTGTTGAAGGATCACGAGAAGATCTGTCCACTATTGCACTGCACCATGAACTTTGTGACCGTACCAAGGCCCGATGCactcagcagctgcctgcccagATGA